A genomic window from Phyllopteryx taeniolatus isolate TA_2022b chromosome 2, UOR_Ptae_1.2, whole genome shotgun sequence includes:
- the apip gene encoding methylthioribulose-1-phosphate dehydratase isoform X6 encodes MFAFGTFDSNANVIFVWHQQWRPRYRSKLSRKRGQGASSCTNSRTLPALLPAGMGDWDGRRNQFEKRRSHLHCAFRGPERENTGAQAVIHTHSKAAVIATLLYPGKEFRITHQEMIKGIRKGTTGTNYRYDDTLVVPIIENTPEEKDLKDRMARAMEEYPDSCAVLVRRHGVYVWGESWEKAKTMCECYDYLFDVAVQMKHCGLDPSAFPVEKKGIV; translated from the exons ATGTTTGCTTTCGGCACTTTCGATAGTAATG CAAATGTCATCTTTGTGTGGCACCAGCAATGGCGACCAAGATACAGGTCAAAACTCAGCAGAAAAAGAG GACAAGGAGCATCCTCGTGTACTAATTCCAGAACTCTGCCGGCTCTTCTACCAGCTGGGATGGGTGACTGGGACGGGCGGAGGAATCAGTTTGAGAAGAGG AGATCGCATCTACATTGCGCCTTCAGGGGTCCAGAAAGAGAGAATACAG gAGCACAGGCTGTTATCCACACACACTCCAAAGCTGCCGTCATAGCAACCCTGCTGTATCCTGGTAAGGAGTTCAGGATAACACACCAGGAGATGATTAAGGGGATCCGTAAAGGCACCACTGGCACTAACTATCG CTATGACGACACTCTGGTCGTGCCTATTATTGAGAATACCCCAGAAGAGAAAGACTTGAAAGATCGCATGGCTCGGGCCATGGAGGAGTACCCCGACTCGTGCGCTGTCCTTGTCCGCAGGCATGGAGTGTATGTGTGGGGCGAGTCATGGGAAAAAGCCAAGACTAT GTGTGAATGCTATGACTACTTGTTTGACGTTGCTGTTCAGATGAAGCATTGTGGACTGGACCCTTCAGCTTTTCCTGTAGAAAAGAAAGGAATAGTTTGA
- the apip gene encoding methylthioribulose-1-phosphate dehydratase isoform X5: MQMSSLCGTSNGDQDTGQNSAEKEDKEHPRVLIPELCRLFYQLGWVTGTGGGISLRRGDRIYIAPSGVQKERIQPEDMFVCDVEERDISCPPAWKKLKKSQCTPLFMNAYTMRGAQAVIHTHSKAAVIATLLYPGKEFRITHQEMIKGIRKGTTGTNYRYDDTLVVPIIENTPEEKDLKDRMARAMEEYPDSCAVLVRRHGVYVWGESWEKAKTMCECYDYLFDVAVQMKHCGLDPSAFPVEKKGIV, from the exons ATG CAAATGTCATCTTTGTGTGGCACCAGCAATGGCGACCAAGATACAGGTCAAAACTCAGCAGAAAAAGAG GACAAGGAGCATCCTCGTGTACTAATTCCAGAACTCTGCCGGCTCTTCTACCAGCTGGGATGGGTGACTGGGACGGGCGGAGGAATCAGTTTGAGAAGAGG AGATCGCATCTACATTGCGCCTTCAGGGGTCCAGAAAGAGAGAATACAG CCAGAagacatgtttgtgtgtgatgtgGAGGAGAGAGACATCAGCTGTCCGCCTGCCTGGAAGAAGTTAAAGAAGAGCCAATGCACTCCACTCTTTATGAATGCATACACTATGAGAG gAGCACAGGCTGTTATCCACACACACTCCAAAGCTGCCGTCATAGCAACCCTGCTGTATCCTGGTAAGGAGTTCAGGATAACACACCAGGAGATGATTAAGGGGATCCGTAAAGGCACCACTGGCACTAACTATCG CTATGACGACACTCTGGTCGTGCCTATTATTGAGAATACCCCAGAAGAGAAAGACTTGAAAGATCGCATGGCTCGGGCCATGGAGGAGTACCCCGACTCGTGCGCTGTCCTTGTCCGCAGGCATGGAGTGTATGTGTGGGGCGAGTCATGGGAAAAAGCCAAGACTAT GTGTGAATGCTATGACTACTTGTTTGACGTTGCTGTTCAGATGAAGCATTGTGGACTGGACCCTTCAGCTTTTCCTGTAGAAAAGAAAGGAATAGTTTGA
- the apip gene encoding methylthioribulose-1-phosphate dehydratase isoform X3 translates to MRALKHFYFNLCDSKPQMSSLCGTSNGDQDTGQNSAEKEDKEHPRVLIPELCRLFYQLGWVTGTGGGISLRRGDRIYIAPSGVQKERIQPEDMFVCDVEERDISCPPAWKKLKKSQCTPLFMNAYTMRGAQAVIHTHSKAAVIATLLYPGKEFRITHQEMIKGIRKGTTGTNYRYDDTLVVPIIENTPEEKDLKDRMARAMEEYPDSCAVLVRRHGVYVWGESWEKAKTMCECYDYLFDVAVQMKHCGLDPSAFPVEKKGIV, encoded by the exons CAAATGTCATCTTTGTGTGGCACCAGCAATGGCGACCAAGATACAGGTCAAAACTCAGCAGAAAAAGAG GACAAGGAGCATCCTCGTGTACTAATTCCAGAACTCTGCCGGCTCTTCTACCAGCTGGGATGGGTGACTGGGACGGGCGGAGGAATCAGTTTGAGAAGAGG AGATCGCATCTACATTGCGCCTTCAGGGGTCCAGAAAGAGAGAATACAG CCAGAagacatgtttgtgtgtgatgtgGAGGAGAGAGACATCAGCTGTCCGCCTGCCTGGAAGAAGTTAAAGAAGAGCCAATGCACTCCACTCTTTATGAATGCATACACTATGAGAG gAGCACAGGCTGTTATCCACACACACTCCAAAGCTGCCGTCATAGCAACCCTGCTGTATCCTGGTAAGGAGTTCAGGATAACACACCAGGAGATGATTAAGGGGATCCGTAAAGGCACCACTGGCACTAACTATCG CTATGACGACACTCTGGTCGTGCCTATTATTGAGAATACCCCAGAAGAGAAAGACTTGAAAGATCGCATGGCTCGGGCCATGGAGGAGTACCCCGACTCGTGCGCTGTCCTTGTCCGCAGGCATGGAGTGTATGTGTGGGGCGAGTCATGGGAAAAAGCCAAGACTAT GTGTGAATGCTATGACTACTTGTTTGACGTTGCTGTTCAGATGAAGCATTGTGGACTGGACCCTTCAGCTTTTCCTGTAGAAAAGAAAGGAATAGTTTGA